One genomic window of Tachypleus tridentatus isolate NWPU-2018 chromosome 12, ASM421037v1, whole genome shotgun sequence includes the following:
- the LOC143235297 gene encoding uncharacterized protein LOC143235297 isoform X2 gives MFDTLQKKVLSKGQGKGFKQLAVWGHSVSNHLYWCASTSSGNSVLVCSKWLSLSNYVVDIHDGFDGPYQSCEHEELDNKDWIVKGSRVHKQLKLVTENKMLLKDIGYMSPYEQTSCIEAYHKVVCFFVSKSTHFYPGMRQESSQQPCTTTATVVRHKEGQACFKVYFFQKEELEILLCLL, from the exons ATGTTTGACACATTGCAAAAG AAGGTTCTTTCTAAAGGACAAGGGAAGGGATTCAAGCAGCTTGCAGTCTGGGGACATTCAGTGTCTAACCACTTGTATTGGTGTGCTTCAACTTCCAGTGGCAACAGTGTGCTTGTCTGTTCCAAGTGGTTGTCATTGTCCAACTATGTTGTTGACATCCATGATGGTTTTGATGGTCCATATCAGAGCTGTGAACATGAAGAACTTGATAATAAAGACTGGATTGTCAAAG GTTCCAGGGTACACAAACAGCTGAAGCTTGTTACGGAGAACAAGATGCTTCTGAAGGATATTGGCTACATGTCACCATATGAACAGACCTCCTGTATAGAAGCATACCACAAAGTAGTTTGCTTCTTTGTATCAAAGTCAACTCACTTCTATCCAGGTATGAGGCAAG AGTCATCTCAGCAGCCTTGCACAACAACAGCAACTGTAGTCAGACACAAGGAAGGACAGGCTTGCTTCAAGGTGTATTTTTTCCAAAAGGAAGAGTTGGAGATCCTGTTGTGTCTCCTGTAA
- the LOC143235297 gene encoding uncharacterized protein LOC143235297 isoform X1, translated as MVEHMLEKKLEQMITQESLQSTNIPCHFAVYGKHFENNGPLNQHERNHTEEKPSIGMIHGKHFGMKSSLKLYEKIPSSEKSYSCTVCGKQLRTKVSTVCGAHHGIMLSLKTFIFLIHGILHIRSLLLATICILYVFVMFQNILYLSSEIISYISDNINLLMYYMQLLIILCFYLLRMYNVLIVAVK; from the exons ATGGTAGAACATATGTTGGAGAAGAAGTTGGAACAGATGATAACACAAGAGAGTCTACAATCTACAAATATACCATGTCATTTTGCAGTGTATGGAAAACACTTTGAGAACAATGGTCCTTTGAACCAACATGAAAGAAATCATACTGAGGAGAAACCTTCTATTGGTATGATTCATGGAAAACACTTTGGAATGAAGAGTAGCTTAAAGTTATATGAAAAAATACCCAGTAGTGAAAAATcatacagttgtacagtttgtggaaAACAACTTAGAACAAAgg tatCAACTGTCTGTGGTGCCCATCACG gaATCATGTTATCTCTCAAGACCTTCATCTTTCTTATACATGGAATATTACACATAAGAAGCCTGTTACTAGCAAccatatgtattttatatgtgtttgttatgtttcaaaacattcTTTACCTATCATCTGAAATCATTAGTTATATTTCTGACAATATAAacttgttaatgtactatatgcAGCTACTCATaatcttatgtttttatttacttagaatgtataatgttttaattgttgcagtaaagtaa